The following proteins are encoded in a genomic region of Actinomadura sp. NAK00032:
- a CDS encoding class I SAM-dependent methyltransferase: MTAAAMVAEFDDVAEWTAEAVELLGGRHAIPAACRGSASPAALAWLAEACELAPGTTLLDVGAGAGGPAAWAAERFGVRPVLLERMPAACRAAARLFGLPVVTADAARIPLRTGSVDAAWCLGVLCTVQDKAALLAEIHRVLAPGASLGLLVTVAAGPVLGAVPDGNHFPTQPELAGLLDGAGFDLVEQIERPGDAPLAWSRRAAKVAAVVAARHREDRAYALAAHQGERFSRLLASGRLSMQLVHAAARPGAARPPKEET; the protein is encoded by the coding sequence ATGACCGCAGCGGCGATGGTCGCCGAGTTCGATGACGTGGCGGAATGGACGGCCGAGGCCGTCGAGCTGCTCGGCGGCCGGCACGCCATCCCGGCCGCCTGCCGCGGCAGCGCGAGCCCGGCGGCGCTGGCCTGGCTCGCCGAGGCGTGCGAGCTGGCGCCCGGGACGACGCTGCTGGACGTCGGCGCCGGCGCGGGCGGCCCGGCGGCCTGGGCGGCGGAGCGGTTCGGCGTCCGGCCGGTGCTGCTGGAGCGGATGCCGGCCGCGTGCCGGGCGGCGGCCCGGCTGTTCGGGCTGCCGGTCGTGACCGCCGACGCGGCGCGGATCCCGCTGCGGACCGGGTCGGTCGACGCCGCCTGGTGCCTGGGCGTGCTGTGCACCGTCCAGGACAAGGCCGCGCTGCTCGCCGAGATCCACCGGGTACTGGCCCCCGGCGCGTCGCTGGGACTGCTGGTGACGGTCGCCGCCGGCCCGGTGCTCGGCGCGGTTCCGGACGGGAACCACTTCCCCACCCAGCCGGAGCTCGCCGGACTGCTCGACGGGGCCGGATTCGACCTCGTCGAGCAGATCGAGCGGCCCGGCGACGCCCCCCTGGCCTGGTCGCGGCGCGCCGCGAAGGTCGCCGCCGTCGTCGCCGCCCGGCACCGCGAGGACCGCGCGTACGCGCTGGCCGCCCACCAGGGCGAGCGCTTCTCCCGCCTGCTCGCCTCCGGGCGGCTGTCCATGCAGCTCGTTCACGCCGCCGCCCGGCCCGGTGCGGCGCGGCCCCCCAAGGAGGAGACATGA
- a CDS encoding SDR family oxidoreductase, which produces MKIVVIGGTGLIGSKVVARLSAQGHEAVAAAPNTGVNTLTGEGLADVLAGASVVVDVANSPSFEDKAVLEFFETATGNLLAAEEGAGVGHHVGLSIVGTEREPSRGYFRAKLAQEDLIRKSPIPYSIVHATQFFEFTRGIADDATDGGTVRIAPVAYQPMAGDDVAAQVAKVAMGAPLNGRIEIAGPERFRMDEFIRDALAYWNDPREVVADPHAHYFGAEVGETSLVPVGDAVLGAIRYTEWPGRDAVAK; this is translated from the coding sequence ATGAAGATCGTGGTCATCGGCGGCACCGGCCTGATCGGGTCGAAGGTCGTGGCGAGGCTGAGCGCGCAGGGGCACGAGGCGGTGGCCGCGGCGCCGAACACCGGGGTGAACACGCTGACCGGCGAGGGCCTCGCGGACGTGCTGGCGGGGGCGTCGGTGGTGGTCGACGTGGCGAACTCGCCGTCGTTCGAGGACAAGGCCGTGCTGGAGTTCTTCGAGACCGCGACCGGCAACCTGCTGGCCGCCGAGGAGGGCGCGGGCGTCGGCCACCACGTCGGGCTGTCGATCGTGGGCACCGAGCGGGAGCCGTCCCGCGGCTACTTCCGCGCGAAGCTGGCCCAGGAGGACCTGATCCGCAAGTCGCCGATCCCGTACTCGATCGTGCACGCCACGCAGTTCTTCGAGTTCACCCGGGGCATCGCCGACGACGCCACCGACGGCGGCACCGTGCGGATCGCGCCCGTGGCCTACCAGCCCATGGCCGGCGACGACGTCGCCGCGCAGGTCGCCAAGGTCGCGATGGGCGCCCCGCTGAACGGCCGGATCGAGATCGCCGGGCCGGAGCGCTTCCGGATGGACGAGTTCATCCGGGACGCCCTGGCCTACTGGAACGACCCGCGCGAGGTCGTCGCGGACCCGCACGCGCACTACTTCGGCGCCGAGGTCGGGGAGACGAGCCTGGTCCCGGTCGGCGACGCCGTCCTCGGCGCGATCCGCTACACCGAGTGGCCGGGCCGCGACGCGGTGGCGAAGTAG
- a CDS encoding DUF488 family protein, with protein MEPLLTFGHGTAGRAELAPLLRGAGVRSVVDVRTAPGSRRNPDVHRDALAEWLPAEGVGYRWDKRLGGFRRAAPGSPDTFWRNDSFRGYAGHTRSPEFLDAMDELLREAGQARTAVMCSESVWWRCHRRLIADFAVLARGRPVLHLAHDGRLTEHPPTPGARLQEDGLLVYDGE; from the coding sequence GTGGAACCGCTGCTGACCTTCGGCCACGGCACCGCCGGGCGCGCGGAGCTGGCGCCCCTGCTGCGCGGCGCCGGGGTGCGGTCCGTCGTGGACGTCCGCACCGCGCCCGGCAGCCGCCGCAACCCCGACGTGCACCGCGACGCGCTCGCGGAGTGGCTGCCGGCCGAGGGCGTCGGCTACCGCTGGGACAAGCGCCTCGGCGGCTTCCGGCGCGCCGCGCCCGGCAGCCCCGACACCTTCTGGCGCAACGACTCCTTCCGCGGGTACGCCGGGCACACCCGCAGCCCCGAGTTCCTGGACGCCATGGACGAGCTGCTGCGCGAGGCCGGGCAGGCCCGCACGGCCGTCATGTGCAGCGAGTCGGTGTGGTGGCGCTGCCACCGCCGGCTGATCGCCGACTTCGCCGTCCTGGCGCGGGGCCGCCCCGTCCTGCACCTGGCCCACGACGGCCGCCTCACCGAGCATCCGCCCACGCCGGGGGCGCGCCTGCAAGAGGACGGCCTGCTCGTCTACGACGGGGAATGA
- a CDS encoding M4 family metallopeptidase, whose product MSQRTIAIAASAAALVALTGVAVASPAAATPQAPPRPQQPAGPSAFADAPFTLDPSPAVRKRAISRARKAIAAHPGRAHRASGHEFTARSVAVDRDGSADVRFDRTYRGLPVYGGDLVVHLRPDGSYGALETASDTAGAVRTTPRVRASAAAGIARKQLKGTVSAVSKPKLAIKMEGRSAALVWQTVVTGVRADRTPSRLHVLVDAQKGGVVQSDDEVSTFAPSGVRTGPAAAAPATALTQGTGHGIYVGTVNLDLTQSGGTWTMRDPSHGNGYTTNLNHATSGTGTVFSNSTGEFGNGSNGDPSSAGVDAHYGAAMTYDYFKNVHDRNGIFGDGRGVPSRTHYGNAYVNAFWDGSQMTYGDGEGNARPLVEIDVAGHEMSHGVSGAIVGWGENGETGGMNEGTSDIFGTMVEFYAGNPVDKPDYTMGELIDIFGNGDPLRYMYNPALDGQSPNCWDSGNGGLDPHYSMGPLNHWFFLTAVGSGDHGYGNSPTCDNSTVTGIGNDKAAKIWFKALASYANSNEDYHDARIDSLKAAADLYGTHCTEYNTVMAAWAAVSVTGSDPVPGECPGQGDNPRVTNPGNQTGTVGTAVDLAVQASDPKGETLSYSATGLPAGLSINASSGVISGTPTTAGSSTVAVTAKNTSGLTGTASFTWTVNPPGGGCSAPGDKVSNGGFEGGTSPWTTTSGVVSSNSDGETAHSGTHYAWFDGYGRSHTDSATQSVTIPAGCTATLTYYVHIDTEETTGVTAYDDLTVKVGGTTVATYSNLDANSGYVQKSIDVSAYAGRTVTLSFSGTEDAALYTSFVVDDVAVNAS is encoded by the coding sequence ATGTCCCAACGGACAATCGCGATCGCCGCGTCGGCGGCGGCGCTGGTCGCCCTGACCGGCGTCGCCGTGGCCTCGCCGGCCGCGGCCACCCCGCAGGCCCCGCCCCGTCCGCAGCAGCCCGCCGGGCCGTCCGCCTTCGCGGACGCCCCCTTCACGCTCGACCCGTCCCCGGCCGTCCGCAAGCGCGCCATCAGCAGGGCGCGGAAGGCCATCGCCGCGCACCCCGGCCGCGCGCACCGCGCGAGCGGGCACGAGTTCACCGCCCGGTCGGTCGCCGTCGACCGCGACGGGTCGGCCGACGTCCGGTTCGACCGCACCTACCGCGGGCTCCCCGTCTACGGCGGGGACCTGGTCGTCCACCTCAGGCCGGACGGCTCCTACGGCGCGCTGGAGACCGCGTCCGACACCGCCGGCGCGGTCCGGACGACGCCCAGGGTGCGCGCCTCGGCCGCCGCCGGGATCGCCCGCAAGCAGCTCAAGGGCACGGTCTCCGCCGTCTCGAAGCCGAAGCTGGCGATCAAGATGGAGGGCCGGTCGGCGGCGCTGGTCTGGCAGACCGTCGTGACCGGCGTCCGCGCCGACCGCACGCCCAGCAGGCTGCACGTGCTGGTGGACGCCCAGAAGGGCGGCGTCGTCCAGAGCGACGACGAGGTCTCCACGTTCGCGCCGTCCGGCGTCCGGACCGGCCCGGCCGCCGCGGCCCCCGCCACCGCCCTGACCCAGGGCACGGGCCACGGCATCTACGTCGGCACCGTCAACCTCGACCTCACGCAGTCCGGCGGCACCTGGACGATGCGGGATCCCTCCCACGGCAACGGCTACACCACCAACCTGAACCACGCCACGTCCGGGACCGGCACCGTCTTCAGCAACTCCACCGGCGAGTTCGGCAACGGCAGCAACGGCGACCCGTCGTCGGCCGGGGTGGACGCGCACTACGGCGCCGCCATGACCTACGACTACTTCAAGAACGTCCACGACCGGAACGGCATCTTCGGCGACGGCCGCGGCGTCCCGTCCCGCACCCACTACGGCAACGCCTACGTCAACGCGTTCTGGGACGGCTCCCAGATGACCTACGGCGACGGCGAGGGCAACGCCAGGCCGCTGGTCGAGATCGACGTCGCCGGGCACGAGATGAGCCACGGCGTGAGCGGCGCCATCGTCGGCTGGGGCGAGAACGGCGAGACCGGCGGGATGAACGAGGGCACCAGCGACATCTTCGGGACGATGGTGGAGTTCTACGCCGGCAACCCGGTCGACAAGCCCGACTACACCATGGGCGAGCTGATCGACATCTTCGGCAACGGCGACCCGCTGCGCTACATGTACAACCCGGCGCTGGACGGCCAGTCCCCGAACTGCTGGGACAGCGGCAACGGCGGGCTCGACCCGCACTACTCCATGGGCCCGCTGAACCACTGGTTCTTCCTGACCGCCGTCGGCAGCGGCGACCACGGCTACGGCAACAGCCCGACGTGCGACAACTCCACGGTCACCGGGATCGGCAACGACAAGGCCGCCAAGATCTGGTTCAAGGCCCTGGCGTCCTACGCCAACAGCAACGAGGACTACCACGACGCCCGCATCGACTCGCTGAAGGCCGCGGCCGACCTGTACGGCACCCACTGCACCGAGTACAACACCGTGATGGCCGCCTGGGCGGCGGTCAGCGTCACCGGCTCCGACCCGGTGCCCGGCGAGTGCCCCGGCCAGGGCGACAACCCGAGGGTCACCAACCCGGGGAACCAGACCGGCACGGTCGGCACGGCGGTCGACCTCGCCGTGCAGGCCAGTGATCCGAAGGGCGAGACGCTGAGCTACAGCGCGACCGGGCTGCCGGCCGGGCTGTCGATCAACGCCTCCAGCGGCGTGATCTCCGGGACCCCGACCACGGCGGGCTCCAGCACCGTCGCGGTCACCGCGAAGAACACCTCCGGGCTCACCGGCACCGCGTCCTTCACCTGGACGGTCAACCCGCCCGGCGGAGGCTGCTCCGCGCCGGGCGACAAGGTCTCCAACGGCGGCTTCGAGGGCGGAACGTCGCCCTGGACCACCACCTCGGGCGTCGTGTCGTCCAACAGCGACGGTGAGACCGCCCACTCCGGCACGCACTACGCCTGGTTCGACGGCTACGGCCGGTCCCACACCGACTCGGCGACGCAGTCGGTGACGATCCCGGCCGGCTGCACGGCGACCCTCACGTACTACGTGCACATCGACACCGAGGAGACCACCGGCGTCACGGCGTACGACGACCTCACCGTGAAGGTCGGCGGCACCACCGTCGCCACCTACTCCAACCTCGACGCCAACTCGGGGTACGTCCAGAAGAGCATCGACGTGTCCGCCTACGCGGGCCGGACCGTCACGCTCTCGTTCTCCGGCACGGAGGACGCCGCCCTGTACACGAGCTTCGTCGTCGACGACGTGGCCGTGAACGCCAGCTGA